A window from Candidatus Arthromitus sp. SFB-rat-Yit encodes these proteins:
- the ligA gene encoding NAD-dependent DNA ligase LigA has translation MEYKIKRIHELVLYLNECSYEYYVLDNPKIEDKEYDKLYDELKKLEKESNYVLKNSPTQRVGDIILDKFEKSVHKARMWSLDKVTSFESLDMWHKKNINLSNENNLNPHSYIVVQKFDGVSINLVYENGEFIKAATRGTGEIGENVTEQAKTIKSIPLSIDDMGNFEIRGEVIMTKDEFEKYNKTSDTPLKNLRNGAAGALRNLDVSETKKRKLNTFIYDVAYYNDGKFSTYFEILNFLSHNKFKCPEFKLCNTIDEVKEEIKRIESLRENLNYDIDGVVVSINELNLREILGYTVKHPKFSIAYKFEAEEVKTKLINVEWNVGRSGRVSPTAILEPVDISGITIKRATLNNIDDIVRKNVKLNCDVLIRRSNDVIPEIIKGFSCGNLKEIDIPDVCPSCKFPLSREGVHLYCTNTISCRPQIIKSIVHFASRDAMNIEGFSEKLAEQFYEKLCVKRISDLYKITFEDLVTLDKVKEKKANNILRSINKSKECNLYNFIYALGIKNVGLKTSKDIVKEFKTLDKIMNVSREELDKIYGIGDVILDDIFKFLNNEGVKEEIKRLIELGIKFKYEKDVEVKDNLFNGKRVVVTGTIQNLSRKEIKDLLERFGAIISDSVSKKTDYVIYGENSGSKLLKAQELNVNTISEDEFNKITKKLGI, from the coding sequence TTGGAATATAAAATAAAAAGGATACACGAACTTGTCCTATATTTGAATGAATGTTCTTATGAGTACTATGTTCTTGATAATCCTAAAATTGAGGATAAGGAATATGATAAGCTTTATGATGAACTTAAGAAGCTTGAAAAAGAGAGTAACTATGTCTTGAAAAATTCGCCCACTCAAAGAGTTGGAGATATAATTTTAGATAAATTTGAAAAGTCAGTACATAAAGCGAGAATGTGGAGTCTTGATAAGGTTACATCATTTGAAAGTTTAGATATGTGGCACAAGAAAAATATAAATCTGTCAAATGAAAATAATTTAAATCCCCATTCATATATAGTTGTACAAAAATTTGATGGAGTAAGTATAAATCTTGTTTATGAAAACGGGGAATTTATAAAGGCAGCTACAAGAGGAACAGGTGAGATTGGGGAGAATGTAACAGAGCAAGCAAAAACTATAAAAAGTATACCATTATCAATAGATGACATGGGAAATTTTGAAATACGTGGAGAGGTCATAATGACCAAAGATGAGTTTGAAAAATATAATAAGACCTCAGATACACCTCTTAAAAATCTAAGAAATGGTGCAGCAGGAGCTTTGAGAAATTTAGATGTGAGTGAAACGAAGAAGAGGAAACTAAATACATTTATTTATGATGTTGCATATTATAATGATGGAAAATTTTCTACATATTTTGAAATATTAAATTTTTTAAGTCACAATAAGTTCAAGTGTCCTGAATTTAAATTGTGTAATACAATTGATGAGGTCAAGGAAGAAATAAAAAGGATCGAGTCATTAAGGGAAAATTTAAATTATGATATTGATGGTGTCGTGGTTTCTATAAATGAGCTGAATTTACGAGAAATACTGGGATATACGGTTAAACATCCAAAATTTTCTATAGCATATAAATTTGAAGCTGAAGAAGTGAAAACAAAACTTATTAACGTAGAGTGGAATGTTGGACGAAGTGGAAGGGTTTCACCAACAGCAATACTTGAACCTGTTGATATTTCGGGAATAACAATAAAGCGTGCGACGTTAAACAACATAGATGATATTGTTAGAAAAAATGTTAAACTTAATTGCGATGTATTAATTAGGAGATCAAATGATGTTATTCCGGAGATTATTAAAGGTTTTTCTTGCGGAAATTTGAAAGAGATAGATATACCGGATGTTTGTCCTTCGTGTAAGTTTCCTTTAAGTCGTGAAGGAGTACATCTTTATTGTACAAACACAATTTCTTGTAGACCTCAAATTATTAAGTCTATTGTCCACTTTGCTTCGAGAGATGCGATGAATATTGAAGGTTTCAGTGAAAAACTTGCTGAACAATTTTATGAAAAATTATGCGTCAAAAGGATCTCTGATCTTTATAAGATAACATTTGAAGATCTTGTGACCCTTGATAAAGTTAAGGAGAAGAAGGCAAATAATATTTTAAGGTCTATTAATAAGAGTAAAGAATGTAATTTGTATAATTTTATTTATGCACTTGGTATTAAAAATGTTGGACTTAAAACTTCAAAGGACATAGTAAAAGAGTTTAAGACGCTTGATAAAATAATGAATGTGAGTCGTGAAGAACTTGATAAAATATATGGAATTGGTGACGTTATTTTAGATGATATATTTAAATTTTTGAATAATGAGGGAGTAAAGGAAGAGATTAAAAGATTAATTGAACTTGGAATAAAGTTTAAATATGAAAAAGATGTTGAAGTAAAAGATAATTTATTTAACGGGAAGAGAGTTGTTGTTACGGGAACGATTCAAAATTTATCGAGAAAAGAGATTAAGGATCTTTTAGAAAGATTTGGTGCTATAATTTCAGATTCTGTTAGTAAAAAGACTGATTATGTGATATATGGTGAAAATTCTGGGAGCAAATTATTGAAGGCACAGGAATTAAATGTAAATACAATTTCTGAAGATGAATTTAATAAGATTACTAAAAAACTAGGAATATAA
- a CDS encoding ATP-dependent helicase, whose amino-acid sequence MELRELLNEEQYSAVTSVDGPLLILAGAGSGKTRTITYRIAHMIKNLGINSYQILAITFTNKAAKEMKDRVRSLIGEISENMWISTFHSLCVRILRREIGNLGYTSSFTIYDFPDQKALVKQCMDILKINQDNIDPSEVLRKISNYKNQFIKPDEAISNAFDYRERLVAQIYEVYEKKLFENNSLDFDNLIFKTIELFEKHPEILSFYQSKFKYIMVDEYQDTNYSQYYLVKMLADMNKNICVVGDDDQCIYQWRGADINNILDFEKDYKNTKVIKLEKNYRSKSTILDAANKVILNNVRRKKKILKAINNEGDKIKLFRASNAEEEALFVINEIFRLIKSKGYEYRDFGILYRTNSQSRMFEEICVKNQIPYKLVGVMRFYERKEIKDIIAYIKTIVNPSDEISLRRIINEPKRGIGDTTLYKLSEYAERNGIGLFDAMVACAEIATISLRTQDIIKNFAKSIEEIRKYIDLKPSEFIRLMIDKIGYIDALKKSKDSDIDTRFENIQEFINAAVNFEQLNIDGNIEDFLENIMLVSEIDKYDEKSSSITLMTIHSSKGLEFPVVFMVGMENGIFPSNKCFDDIDEMEESRRLCYVGITRAKDILYFTYANMRMVYGETGFRTKSKFLGEVPSNLLLNIDFRGEEINICESMPSKSFGKFNYNPLVSDSPKKYNNVSKDDVRAGMKIKHKNFGLGVIVRVEEDTESPKIVVAFDNNGIKKLGLNNAPIEFI is encoded by the coding sequence ATGGAATTAAGGGAGTTATTAAATGAGGAACAATATAGTGCGGTTACAAGTGTTGATGGACCATTACTTATTTTAGCTGGTGCGGGGTCTGGAAAGACTAGAACGATTACATACAGAATCGCTCATATGATAAAAAATTTAGGTATTAATAGCTATCAAATACTTGCTATCACTTTTACAAATAAGGCAGCAAAAGAAATGAAAGACAGGGTTCGTTCTCTAATTGGAGAAATTTCTGAAAATATGTGGATATCGACTTTTCACTCTTTATGTGTTCGTATTTTGAGGAGGGAAATTGGTAATCTTGGTTATACAAGTTCATTTACTATTTATGATTTTCCAGATCAAAAGGCTCTTGTAAAACAGTGCATGGATATTCTTAAAATTAATCAAGATAATATTGATCCATCAGAAGTTTTAAGGAAGATTTCTAACTATAAAAATCAGTTTATAAAACCAGATGAAGCTATTTCAAATGCTTTTGATTATAGAGAAAGGCTTGTTGCACAAATTTATGAGGTTTATGAGAAGAAATTATTTGAGAACAATTCTCTTGATTTTGATAATTTAATTTTTAAAACGATTGAATTATTTGAAAAACATCCAGAAATTTTGAGTTTCTATCAATCAAAATTTAAGTATATTATGGTCGATGAGTATCAGGATACAAATTATTCTCAGTATTACTTGGTTAAGATGCTCGCTGATATGAACAAAAATATTTGTGTTGTTGGTGATGATGATCAATGTATTTATCAGTGGAGGGGTGCAGATATAAATAATATCTTGGATTTTGAAAAGGATTATAAAAATACAAAGGTTATTAAACTTGAGAAGAATTATAGGTCTAAGTCTACTATATTAGATGCCGCAAACAAAGTGATTTTAAATAATGTAAGAAGAAAGAAGAAAATTTTAAAAGCAATAAATAATGAAGGAGATAAAATTAAATTATTTAGAGCAAGTAACGCAGAAGAAGAAGCGTTGTTTGTTATTAACGAAATTTTTAGACTTATTAAATCAAAGGGATATGAATATAGAGATTTTGGAATTTTATATAGAACAAATTCTCAATCAAGAATGTTTGAGGAAATATGCGTTAAAAATCAAATACCGTATAAGCTTGTAGGTGTTATGCGTTTCTATGAAAGAAAGGAAATTAAGGATATAATTGCGTATATAAAAACAATAGTTAATCCGAGTGATGAGATAAGTCTTAGAAGAATTATAAACGAACCTAAACGAGGCATTGGAGATACAACTTTGTATAAATTATCGGAATATGCTGAAAGAAATGGAATTGGTTTGTTTGATGCGATGGTTGCATGTGCTGAAATTGCAACAATTAGTCTTAGAACCCAAGATATCATAAAGAATTTTGCTAAATCTATTGAGGAGATTAGAAAATATATTGATTTAAAACCTTCAGAGTTTATTCGTTTAATGATTGATAAAATTGGATATATTGATGCTTTAAAAAAATCTAAGGATTCTGATATAGATACACGTTTTGAAAATATTCAGGAGTTTATAAATGCGGCTGTTAATTTTGAACAATTGAATATTGATGGAAATATTGAAGATTTTCTTGAAAATATTATGCTTGTTAGTGAAATTGATAAATATGATGAAAAATCTTCTTCAATTACACTTATGACAATTCATTCTTCGAAAGGATTGGAATTTCCTGTTGTGTTTATGGTTGGTATGGAAAATGGAATTTTTCCAAGTAATAAGTGCTTTGATGATATTGATGAAATGGAAGAATCAAGAAGGCTTTGCTATGTTGGAATAACAAGAGCGAAAGATATACTTTATTTTACATATGCAAACATGAGAATGGTTTATGGTGAAACAGGGTTTAGAACTAAATCTAAATTTTTGGGAGAAGTTCCAAGTAATTTATTATTAAATATTGATTTTAGGGGTGAAGAAATTAATATTTGTGAGTCTATGCCATCAAAAAGTTTTGGGAAATTTAATTATAATCCACTTGTTAGTGATTCTCCCAAAAAATATAATAATGTTTCAAAAGATGATGTTAGAGCGGGAATGAAGATCAAACACAAAAATTTTGGTTTGGGTGTGATCGTTAGAGTTGAGGAGGATACCGAAAGTCCAAAAATTGTGGTTGCTTTTGATAATAATGGAATTAAGAAACTTGGATTGAATAATGCACCGATTGAATTTATTTAA
- a CDS encoding pseudouridine synthase, which produces MMRLDKFIANNGYGSRKEVHKLIRQNSVSVNGEIADKPSVHIDIKKDKVCVNGEEVLYTEFVYLMMNKPPGFVSATFDKFDRTVLEIVSEEDKILGPYPIGRLDKDTVGLLIISNDGDMCHRVLSPKRHVEKKYFVRVDGCLNDSFIGIFNDGVVLEDGVKCKSAKLKILKVHNDGSECELILTEGKFHQIKRMFETFGFLVTYLKRIEFGGLKLDESLKEGEYRHLTVEEINLLKMV; this is translated from the coding sequence ATGATGAGGTTAGATAAATTTATTGCGAATAATGGATATGGTAGTAGGAAGGAAGTTCACAAATTGATACGGCAAAATAGTGTTAGTGTTAATGGAGAAATTGCAGACAAGCCATCTGTACATATTGATATAAAGAAGGATAAAGTTTGTGTGAATGGTGAGGAGGTTTTGTATACAGAGTTTGTTTATTTGATGATGAATAAACCTCCTGGATTTGTTTCAGCAACTTTTGATAAATTTGATAGGACGGTTTTGGAAATTGTGAGTGAAGAAGATAAAATTCTTGGGCCATATCCAATAGGAAGGCTTGATAAAGACACGGTTGGACTTTTAATTATTTCAAATGATGGAGATATGTGCCACAGGGTTTTATCTCCTAAACGTCATGTTGAAAAGAAATATTTTGTTAGAGTGGATGGATGTTTAAACGATTCATTTATTGGAATATTTAATGATGGAGTAGTTTTAGAAGATGGTGTTAAGTGCAAGTCAGCAAAGTTAAAAATACTTAAGGTTCATAATGATGGGTCAGAGTGTGAACTCATTTTAACTGAAGGGAAATTTCATCAAATTAAGAGAATGTTTGAAACATTTGGATTTTTGGTTACATATTTAAAGAGAATAGAGTTTGGCGGTTTAAAACTTGATGAAAGTTTGAAAGAGGGAGAGTATAGGCATTTAACTGTAGAAGAGATTAATTTATTAAAAATGGTTTAG
- a CDS encoding lytic transglycosylase domain-containing protein, translating to MGAKSIEVACAVGLLISQVIFNNVHSPLASSIIHHDHVVVGAENEVNQFCLQKKGYKINITNNFECIEIDHDLEKDKCKGEVHSDVDNAIMIASEKYGVDDKLIRSLIKQESNFNPKCVSHAGAIGLMQIMPNTIKKFNVQDPYNIYENVDAGTKHLKGMIDRYSGDIVKAVAAYNCGGNALDKSGFRSLEDVSMLPKETRVHVTNIIHYYNNGF from the coding sequence ATGGGTGCTAAGAGCATTGAAGTAGCTTGTGCCGTCGGACTTCTGATATCACAAGTGATTTTCAATAATGTACATAGTCCTTTGGCATCAAGTATAATTCATCATGATCATGTTGTGGTTGGTGCTGAAAATGAGGTGAATCAATTTTGTTTACAAAAGAAAGGTTATAAAATCAATATAACTAATAATTTTGAATGCATTGAAATTGATCATGATTTAGAAAAGGATAAATGTAAAGGTGAAGTACATAGTGATGTGGATAATGCAATAATGATAGCTTCTGAAAAATATGGAGTTGATGACAAGCTTATAAGATCTCTTATTAAGCAGGAGTCAAATTTTAATCCTAAATGTGTTTCTCATGCTGGAGCTATTGGACTTATGCAAATTATGCCAAATACTATAAAAAAGTTTAATGTTCAAGATCCGTATAATATTTATGAAAATGTTGATGCAGGTACTAAACATTTAAAAGGAATGATAGATAGATATAGTGGAGATATAGTTAAGGCAGTTGCAGCTTATAATTGTGGTGGAAATGCTCTTGACAAAAGTGGATTTAGATCTTTGGAAGATGTTTCTATGCTTCCTAAAGAAACTCGTGTACACGTTACAAATATTATTCACTATTATAATAATGGTTTTTAA
- a CDS encoding triple tyrosine motif-containing protein produces MNELLMDFSLASPQDKDVPINIKVSGLDEELVYRFCVGINGVWYTIQDFSTQKEVVWVPSEYGNYIVMVQAKKISSKKAFDYIARENYIIGKDIEDEKIIKSVHLDKDSYSVGEQLVLSVDSSYSPSLYKFWINGQYGWELLKDYTYDDKLILTLNEIGEKEILVQCKKQDSENNFDDFATIKFSVNDVGKIEILSLKSLSKELISGEELIFQCDINNEENKTVLYKFLVVDEEGKVEVIQDYSTKSIVSFIENRHGKFRLLVLVKDLYSINNYDDRAIIIYDVKPYNEIKIIELSANLSSPHYTGHPINFNIQVEGGKTLLYKYVINGPSSDDEHFIEESGYLRENFYQWVPKISGNYNVKVYVKDESTPQGYDVYGEMNFDVLPYISQVVKILDVQIDSYNKHVKNKPIGIIVKAEGGLKLQYSFIITKENKEVGYIEYSDKNFLTFMPQEKGYYELEIRVKDMFSVQEYDASTILHFKVWDYYPAKIDYILYKKQECYVVGEPIIFSLIAQNTKQTLFKYVLSIDDQVIVETQFINDTSFDYVPTVKGKYTLSVMAKNKNSKLEYDSLKEARIYVQDSLPIMNTKIICEVKDEYLFVNNSIFFVVNTKGGRDIGYEFYLMEQGEWRRVQAYSRKNTYSFIPFKEGQYKLLVLTKSEYKTCNYEDYDIYEFNVT; encoded by the coding sequence GTGAATGAATTATTGATGGATTTTAGCTTAGCCTCTCCACAGGATAAAGATGTGCCAATAAATATAAAGGTTTCGGGATTAGATGAGGAATTGGTATATAGATTTTGCGTAGGAATTAATGGAGTATGGTATACTATACAAGATTTCTCTACTCAAAAAGAAGTTGTATGGGTTCCTTCGGAATATGGTAATTATATAGTTATGGTTCAGGCTAAAAAAATTTCGAGCAAGAAGGCGTTTGATTATATAGCTAGGGAAAATTATATAATCGGCAAAGACATTGAAGATGAAAAAATAATAAAGTCAGTGCATTTAGATAAAGATAGTTATTCAGTTGGGGAACAATTGGTTTTGAGTGTTGACTCATCATATTCACCAAGTCTTTATAAATTTTGGATAAATGGTCAATATGGATGGGAATTACTTAAAGATTATACATATGACGATAAGCTTATTTTAACTTTAAATGAAATTGGTGAAAAAGAAATACTTGTGCAGTGTAAAAAGCAAGATTCTGAAAATAATTTTGATGATTTTGCAACAATAAAATTTAGCGTTAATGATGTTGGAAAGATTGAGATATTATCTTTGAAAAGTTTAAGTAAAGAACTTATTTCAGGTGAGGAACTAATATTTCAATGTGATATAAATAATGAAGAAAATAAAACAGTTTTGTATAAATTCTTGGTGGTTGATGAGGAAGGTAAGGTAGAAGTAATACAAGATTATTCAACCAAGAGTATTGTTTCGTTTATTGAAAATAGACATGGTAAATTTAGGTTGCTTGTACTTGTTAAGGATCTTTATTCTATAAATAATTATGATGATAGAGCTATTATTATATACGATGTTAAGCCGTATAATGAGATAAAAATAATAGAACTATCTGCAAATTTAAGTTCTCCACATTACACAGGGCATCCAATAAACTTTAATATACAGGTTGAAGGTGGAAAAACTTTATTGTACAAATATGTAATAAATGGTCCAAGCAGTGATGATGAACATTTTATTGAAGAGAGTGGTTATCTAAGGGAAAATTTTTATCAATGGGTACCAAAAATTTCTGGGAATTATAATGTTAAGGTTTATGTAAAAGATGAGAGTACGCCACAAGGTTACGATGTTTATGGCGAAATGAATTTTGACGTATTGCCTTATATTTCTCAAGTAGTTAAAATTTTAGATGTACAAATAGATTCGTACAACAAACACGTTAAGAATAAGCCTATAGGAATTATTGTTAAAGCTGAAGGTGGATTAAAATTACAATATAGTTTTATAATTACAAAAGAGAATAAAGAAGTTGGATATATAGAGTATAGTGATAAGAATTTTTTGACTTTTATGCCTCAAGAGAAGGGATACTATGAGCTTGAGATAAGAGTTAAGGATATGTTTTCGGTGCAGGAGTATGATGCTTCAACAATACTTCATTTTAAAGTATGGGATTATTATCCGGCAAAAATAGATTATATTCTTTATAAAAAACAAGAGTGCTATGTTGTAGGAGAACCGATAATATTTAGCTTGATTGCACAGAACACTAAACAAACGTTATTTAAATATGTTTTGTCTATTGATGATCAGGTTATAGTTGAAACTCAATTTATTAACGACACATCGTTTGATTATGTTCCAACGGTTAAGGGAAAGTATACACTTTCCGTTATGGCTAAAAATAAAAATTCAAAATTAGAATATGATTCTTTGAAGGAAGCTCGTATATATGTTCAAGATTCGCTTCCAATTATGAATACGAAAATTATTTGTGAAGTTAAAGATGAGTATTTGTTCGTCAATAATTCAATATTCTTTGTTGTAAATACAAAAGGTGGACGAGATATTGGATATGAATTTTATTTGATGGAGCAAGGTGAGTGGAGAAGAGTACAAGCTTATAGTAGAAAGAATACTTATAGCTTTATCCCATTTAAAGAAGGACAATATAAGTTACTTGTTCTTACAAAGAGTGAATATAAGACTTGTAACTATGAAGATTATGATATATATGAATTTAATGTGACCTGA